The following proteins are co-located in the Aggregatibacter aphrophilus ATCC 33389 genome:
- a CDS encoding YadA-like family protein, translating into MNKVFKVIWNHATQSFVVVSELTKSRKKLKSSTGEHSTIAKSVKFVLIATGALAAFSAQSASDTNTSLVKVKVEEYKKDAVATGKGSIAIGDGATAGNGQRNIAIGSGANIANNAFESIAIGGASKTNTHTPSTTVYGTQSIAIGGNTVAKGNSSIAIGNDDLDEANKFKYQGTDEFVDYTYDPKTGKVTNKTPWKLQGQSLQSIFTKMTGKSIQWHASTTSGGEASVAIGVQAVSNGHFGTALGSASKASGFDSVAFGAGAEATLLNSVALGAASKTDKAGQLQPGKNIFGTNYVWQGGSSIDKGDVVSIGTKGFERQLINLAPGEVSATSTDAVNGSQLYSVLNTLEKMRYYSVNSSKIGNRNNDGAKGNDSIAVGPESTAGDYAVALGNKASASNAGSIAVGSENKAEARDGITIGRFASTNGAGNSQSIAIGGGNYEGAGANATGDQSIAIGGNTYAKGNSSVAIGGDDVDKSADTQTKYTNPTSGTETQGTIEQAFTSITGKSFKMSTSSNGQTQQYRNTTAGESSVALGSKAIAGDIALALGTGAEAAKTNSIAIGTGAVANRDNAVAIGGGSTTDKEGTKELSTTINGTALTWAGGNKTLKGDIVSFGSEGYERQLKNVAAGNVSATSTDAINGSQLYAVAEIATAGWNITSEADGGKANGSTEENVKPKEKVKLKAGKNMVIDQSTKDFKFSVSPTLTDITSISGAGTTMTFGADGITLNNKKITGVANGTAGSDAVNKSQLDALGNNTIKLGGNTGTTDTQALNKQGGLQFNVKGANGLTTKASGNDVTVEMDTDTKAKIDNAANKDLSNITAGGKKVITDLVDMENGDNTVVSNTTDAATGKKTFKVNVTTTALNVDANNGTVTAPTTTDASKPVTAGSVATAINNAAWKAAGSGNGVANDVADTIKAGNTVTFDAGKNIVLTHTANKFSFATAKEVNFDKVTVGTASISKDNGIDAGNHKIANVTTGTADTDAVNVKQLNDNLTQKETTLTTKGMNFTGNNGVTVHRNLGETLKIKGDHDATDVSAKNIHVEADATGSLTVKMAEKPEFKGVKLTDNGNTVNLAPTADGLTLSNAAGQPTKLMGVANGTNANDAVNFSQLQDLANNVNGMGWKIAENQADKGQVKSNATVRFVDGKGTKANVTQVANNETSVKFDVVKATLTKDSTTGKLNPSTAGDAFATAADVATAINNSGWKANAAADGGTVDGTATKTEVTNGDEVVFKAGKNLTIKKVNNNFTYATADNVSFTTVNLGNTVLNEGGLTINNGPSITTAGIDAANKKITNVEAGTTAKDAVNFEQLTKATKGLTDKGFGLKAEDNNEVNKKLGETVDVVGDNKNISTSVDNGKVKITLADTVNVTKVNTGKTSIDNDGLKVGNLTVTGTAPTVNGTPINNLNDAITKTATQAFNPLTFGGDSGTAFKRKLGEQVNVKGGITDEDKLTDDNIGVVADGKNTLKVKLAKELKNLTSAQFVNAIGNNTVIDGSGITITPANGSGKNPVSLTENGLNNGGNKITNVADGNIADGSKDAVNGGQLHKAVNDLSNKGFGLKAQDGNEVKKGLGDTVEVVGADNNISTKVTDGKVKLELAKNLDLGENGSVKMGDTTVNKDGLKVGDKVSVTKDGLNVGNDVKVTENGLKAGDVEINKDTGINAGNKVITNVAKGKVDKDSKEAVNGSQLHEVKELAGRGWNITTSATGSGTVSGTSVTTVKPGDMVTYTAGNNIAITQNGTQITIATKDDIQAKSIAADKVNVGGKNTDGTNGKDGVLNVDSADGKNGIALNGKDGSIAFKGANGVTASISVAEGPAGVDPQDGTANKPRLKVGNENVATLNDGLKFGANSGDVHSAKLNTQVNVKGHKDNSDWGKFDGGKNIMTKVEGNTITVAMAKELNVDSVTTKGGTRIGEKGLTFVDKDGNQLANSPSVSAKGIDAGNTRVTNVAPGRVTKDSKDAINGGQLHAALTDVGNKYNALAGQVNQMGRRVNAGVASALAASQLPQAFMPGKGMVSVAAGSYQGQNAVAVGVSKVSDNSKYIIRLSTTSDSQGKVGVAVGAGMHF; encoded by the coding sequence ATGAATAAAGTATTTAAAGTTATTTGGAATCACGCCACTCAGTCATTTGTCGTTGTTTCAGAATTAACCAAATCCCGTAAAAAGCTTAAATCTTCGACCGGAGAACATAGCACCATTGCTAAGTCAGTAAAATTCGTTCTCATCGCAACCGGTGCTCTAGCCGCATTTTCAGCTCAATCAGCATCTGATACAAATACATCATTAGTTAAAGTAAAAGTAGAAGAATATAAAAAAGATGCCGTTGCAACAGGCAAAGGTTCCATTGCAATAGGAGATGGTGCAACTGCAGGAAATGGTCAAAGAAATATAGCTATTGGTTCAGGCGCAAATATAGCAAATAATGCATTTGAATCTATTGCCATTGGCGGAGCCTCAAAAACTAATACACATACTCCTTCAACAACAGTATATGGAACCCAGTCTATTGCTATCGGAGGTAATACCGTTGCTAAAGGGAATTCATCTATTGCTATTGGTAATGATGACTTGGATGAGGCCAATAAATTTAAATATCAAGGCACTGATGAATTTGTTGATTACACTTATGATCCAAAAACAGGAAAAGTCACAAATAAAACACCGTGGAAACTACAAGGCCAATCGTTACAAAGCATTTTTACAAAAATGACCGGTAAATCCATTCAGTGGCATGCCTCAACAACATCTGGAGGAGAAGCTTCTGTAGCAATAGGTGTTCAAGCCGTGTCAAACGGACATTTTGGCACTGCATTAGGTAGTGCGAGTAAAGCATCCGGATTTGATTCCGTAGCATTCGGTGCCGGTGCAGAGGCAACTTTACTAAATTCTGTTGCATTAGGTGCGGCATCAAAAACAGATAAAGCAGGACAACTACAACCGGGCAAAAATATCTTTGGAACAAATTATGTATGGCAAGGAGGAAGTTCTATAGACAAAGGTGATGTTGTATCCATTGGAACAAAAGGATTTGAACGTCAGCTTATAAACTTAGCTCCAGGTGAAGTATCAGCAACGAGTACAGACGCTGTAAACGGTTCTCAACTTTACAGTGTATTAAACACATTAGAAAAAATGAGATACTATTCTGTCAATTCGTCAAAAATCGGAAATAGAAATAATGATGGTGCAAAAGGTAATGATTCCATCGCTGTAGGTCCAGAATCCACTGCTGGAGATTACGCAGTTGCTCTAGGTAATAAAGCTAGTGCAAGCAACGCTGGTTCTATTGCCGTTGGTTCTGAAAACAAAGCAGAAGCCAGAGACGGCATCACAATCGGTCGTTTTGCCTCTACAAATGGTGCAGGTAACTCACAAAGCATTGCCATTGGTGGTGGCAACTATGAAGGAGCGGGCGCAAATGCAACAGGCGATCAATCTATCGCCATTGGGGGAAATACTTATGCCAAAGGTAACTCATCTGTTGCCATTGGTGGTGACGATGTAGATAAAAGCGCAGATACACAAACAAAATACACCAATCCAACAAGTGGAACTGAAACGCAAGGTACAATTGAACAAGCGTTTACCAGTATTACCGGTAAGTCATTCAAAATGAGCACAAGCAGCAATGGCCAAACACAGCAATACCGCAATACCACAGCAGGTGAATCCTCAGTTGCTTTAGGTAGCAAAGCCATTGCTGGCGATATTGCCTTAGCATTAGGCACTGGCGCAGAAGCTGCTAAAACAAACAGCATTGCAATTGGTACAGGCGCAGTTGCAAATCGCGATAATGCTGTAGCAATCGGTGGTGGTTCAACGACAGATAAAGAAGGTACAAAAGAGTTAAGCACTACAATCAACGGTACCGCTCTAACTTGGGCAGGTGGAAATAAAACGCTTAAAGGTGATATTGTATCCTTTGGCTCTGAAGGTTATGAACGCCAATTGAAAAATGTTGCTGCGGGTAATGTCAGCGCAACATCAACCGATGCGATTAATGGTTCCCAACTTTATGCTGTCGCTGAAATCGCTACTGCTGGTTGGAATATTACCTCTGAAGCAGATGGCGGTAAGGCTAATGGCTCAACTGAGGAAAATGTCAAACCAAAAGAAAAAGTGAAATTAAAAGCCGGGAAAAATATGGTGATTGATCAATCAACCAAAGATTTCAAATTCTCCGTTTCCCCTACTCTAACCGACATTACCAGCATTTCCGGTGCCGGAACTACAATGACTTTTGGCGCGGACGGCATTACGTTAAACAATAAGAAAATTACTGGCGTAGCAAACGGTACGGCGGGTAGCGATGCCGTAAATAAAAGTCAGTTAGACGCTCTTGGTAATAACACTATTAAATTGGGTGGTAATACCGGCACAACCGATACTCAAGCATTAAACAAGCAAGGCGGTTTACAATTTAACGTGAAAGGTGCTAATGGTTTAACGACAAAAGCATCCGGTAATGATGTGACTGTTGAAATGGACACTGACACCAAAGCCAAAATTGATAATGCAGCCAATAAAGACTTAAGCAATATTACAGCTGGTGGCAAAAAAGTCATCACTGATTTGGTGGATATGGAAAACGGCGATAACACTGTTGTAAGCAATACCACAGACGCCGCCACAGGTAAGAAAACATTTAAAGTGAATGTAACCACTACGGCGTTAAATGTGGATGCCAACAATGGTACCGTTACTGCCCCGACAACAACAGATGCATCTAAACCTGTCACTGCAGGTTCCGTAGCAACTGCTATTAACAACGCAGCATGGAAAGCAGCAGGCAGTGGCAATGGTGTGGCAAACGACGTAGCAGATACCATCAAAGCCGGCAATACTGTGACATTTGACGCCGGTAAAAATATTGTATTAACCCACACTGCCAATAAATTCAGTTTTGCTACTGCAAAAGAAGTAAATTTTGATAAAGTTACCGTTGGCACAGCAAGCATTAGCAAAGACAACGGCATTGACGCAGGTAACCACAAAATTGCCAACGTAACCACTGGCACCGCAGACACTGACGCCGTGAACGTGAAACAGTTAAACGATAATTTAACCCAAAAAGAGACCACACTTACCACAAAAGGTATGAACTTTACGGGAAATAATGGCGTAACTGTTCATCGTAACTTAGGTGAAACCTTAAAAATTAAAGGCGATCACGATGCAACAGATGTCTCTGCTAAAAACATTCATGTTGAAGCAGATGCTACTGGTTCACTTACCGTAAAAATGGCGGAAAAACCTGAATTTAAAGGTGTTAAGTTGACCGATAACGGAAATACTGTGAATTTAGCACCGACTGCAGACGGTTTAACATTAAGCAATGCTGCAGGCCAACCGACTAAATTAATGGGTGTGGCCAATGGCACCAATGCCAATGACGCAGTGAATTTCAGCCAATTGCAAGATTTGGCTAATAATGTCAACGGTATGGGGTGGAAGATTGCTGAGAACCAAGCTGATAAAGGTCAAGTAAAATCTAACGCAACTGTTCGTTTTGTTGATGGTAAAGGCACAAAAGCTAATGTAACTCAGGTAGCGAATAATGAAACCTCTGTGAAGTTTGATGTTGTAAAAGCAACTTTAACGAAAGACTCAACAACAGGAAAATTAAACCCGAGCACCGCAGGAGACGCCTTTGCAACAGCTGCCGATGTAGCTACTGCAATCAATAATTCTGGTTGGAAAGCCAACGCAGCAGCGGATGGTGGTACTGTTGATGGAACAGCAACTAAAACCGAAGTTACTAACGGTGATGAAGTTGTCTTCAAAGCAGGTAAAAACTTAACCATTAAGAAAGTTAACAATAACTTTACTTATGCTACAGCAGATAACGTAAGCTTCACTACAGTGAATTTGGGTAATACTGTATTAAATGAAGGTGGCTTAACTATTAATAATGGTCCAAGTATTACCACAGCCGGCATTGATGCCGCGAATAAGAAAATTACCAATGTTGAAGCAGGTACAACAGCTAAAGACGCGGTGAATTTTGAGCAACTAACCAAAGCAACCAAAGGTTTGACTGACAAAGGCTTTGGCTTGAAAGCGGAAGATAACAATGAAGTTAACAAAAAATTAGGTGAAACTGTTGATGTAGTGGGCGATAACAAAAATATTTCCACTTCTGTGGACAATGGCAAAGTGAAAATCACTTTGGCAGATACTGTGAATGTCACCAAAGTTAATACCGGCAAGACATCTATTGATAACGATGGGTTAAAAGTTGGGAATTTGACTGTAACAGGCACTGCGCCAACCGTGAACGGCACGCCGATAAATAACCTAAACGATGCCATTACCAAAACAGCCACCCAGGCCTTTAATCCATTAACATTTGGTGGAGATTCCGGTACAGCCTTTAAACGCAAACTTGGTGAGCAAGTGAATGTGAAAGGTGGCATCACTGATGAAGATAAACTAACTGATGATAACATTGGTGTGGTTGCCGATGGCAAAAATACCTTAAAAGTGAAACTAGCGAAAGAGTTGAAAAACTTAACTAGCGCACAATTTGTTAATGCCATAGGTAATAATACTGTAATTGACGGCAGTGGCATAACCATCACTCCGGCAAATGGTAGTGGTAAAAATCCTGTTAGCTTAACCGAAAATGGGTTAAATAATGGCGGCAATAAAATCACTAACGTTGCCGATGGCAATATTGCTGATGGTAGTAAAGATGCCGTTAATGGCGGTCAATTACACAAAGCCGTGAATGACTTAAGCAACAAAGGATTTGGCTTAAAAGCCCAAGATGGTAACGAGGTGAAGAAAGGCCTGGGCGATACCGTCGAAGTCGTTGGCGCCGATAATAACATCTCCACTAAAGTGACTGATGGAAAAGTTAAGCTTGAATTAGCGAAGAACCTTGATCTTGGTGAAAACGGTAGCGTGAAAATGGGCGATACCACAGTTAATAAAGACGGTCTGAAAGTGGGCGACAAAGTTTCCGTAACTAAAGATGGCTTAAATGTTGGCAATGATGTGAAAGTCACTGAAAACGGCTTAAAAGCAGGCGATGTCGAGATCAATAAAGATACCGGTATTAATGCAGGCAATAAAGTGATTACTAATGTTGCTAAAGGCAAAGTAGATAAAGACAGCAAAGAAGCCGTAAACGGTAGCCAATTGCATGAAGTAAAAGAACTTGCCGGTCGCGGTTGGAATATAACAACTTCTGCCACAGGTAGCGGCACCGTTTCCGGAACAAGTGTAACAACGGTAAAACCGGGCGATATGGTCACTTACACCGCAGGCAATAACATTGCTATTACGCAAAACGGTACGCAAATTACCATTGCCACCAAAGATGATATTCAAGCGAAATCTATCGCAGCGGATAAAGTCAATGTAGGTGGTAAAAATACAGATGGTACTAATGGCAAAGATGGCGTGTTAAATGTTGATAGCGCTGACGGTAAGAACGGCATAGCGCTTAACGGCAAAGACGGATCTATTGCGTTTAAAGGCGCTAATGGTGTCACAGCCTCTATTAGCGTTGCCGAAGGCCCTGCCGGTGTAGATCCGCAAGATGGCACTGCCAATAAACCGCGTTTGAAAGTGGGTAATGAAAATGTTGCTACCCTAAACGATGGCTTGAAATTCGGTGCAAATAGCGGTGATGTACATTCTGCCAAATTGAATACCCAAGTGAACGTAAAAGGTCACAAAGACAATTCTGATTGGGGTAAATTCGATGGAGGCAAAAATATCATGACCAAAGTAGAGGGCAACACAATTACTGTCGCCATGGCGAAAGAATTGAACGTTGATTCTGTTACAACCAAAGGTGGTACACGCATTGGTGAAAAAGGTTTGACCTTCGTAGATAAAGACGGTAACCAATTGGCCAATAGTCCAAGTGTCAGCGCCAAAGGCATTGATGCAGGCAATACGCGAGTAACTAATGTTGCGCCGGGTCGCGTCACAAAAGACAGCAAAGATGCAATCAATGGCGGTCAATTACACGCGGCATTAACCGACGTGGGCAATAAATACAATGCTCTTGCCGGCCAAGTAAACCAAATGGGCAGACGTGTGAATGCAGGTGTTGCCAGTGCATTGGCTGCTTCCCAATTGCCACAAGCCTTCATGCCAGGTAAAGGCATGGTATCTGTGGCGGCCGGTAGTTACCAAGGTCAAAATGCTGTTGCAGTAGGGGTATCGAAAGTTTCCGACAATAGTAAATACATTATCCGACTTTCCACTACCAGCGATTCTCAAGGCAAAGTTGGTGTAGCTGTAGGCGCTGGAATGCACTTCTAA
- a CDS encoding solute carrier family 23 protein, whose product MKHELQNIGLTYLGLVVTLIFNCMRNPFLRMNGIAVGLIAGYIVALTLGMVDFSPLKDVDFFTIPMPFKYGFAFDWSAFWVAAIIYLLSVFEAVGDLTATAMVSGQPYEGEEFRQRLRGGVFADGLVSVIATALGSLPLTTFAQNNGVIQMTGVASRHVGKFIAAILVLFGLFPIVGRAFTTIPSPVLGGAMVLMFGLIAIAGVRIIMTHGINRREAVIAATAVGVGLGVAFEPDVFKMLPEVFRNAIAAGGITAVLLNLILPRDEQDKSIYLTEK is encoded by the coding sequence ATGAAACATGAGTTGCAAAATATCGGCTTAACCTACTTAGGTTTGGTTGTCACGTTAATTTTTAACTGTATGCGCAACCCGTTTTTACGCATGAACGGCATTGCCGTAGGACTCATTGCAGGCTACATCGTAGCATTAACCTTAGGCATGGTTGATTTTTCACCGTTAAAAGACGTGGACTTTTTCACCATCCCCATGCCGTTTAAATATGGTTTTGCTTTTGATTGGTCAGCCTTTTGGGTTGCGGCCATCATCTATTTATTAAGCGTTTTCGAAGCCGTTGGCGACTTAACCGCAACGGCGATGGTTTCCGGTCAGCCTTATGAAGGCGAAGAATTCCGTCAACGTTTACGCGGCGGGGTCTTTGCTGATGGATTAGTTTCTGTGATTGCCACCGCGCTAGGTTCCCTACCGCTTACCACCTTTGCCCAAAATAACGGCGTGATTCAAATGACGGGCGTGGCTTCCCGTCATGTAGGGAAATTTATCGCGGCTATTTTGGTGTTATTTGGTTTATTCCCGATTGTCGGTCGCGCTTTCACCACCATTCCAAGCCCGGTACTCGGCGGCGCTATGGTGTTAATGTTTGGTCTCATTGCCATTGCCGGTGTACGAATCATCATGACTCACGGCATCAACCGTCGTGAAGCCGTCATTGCCGCAACGGCCGTCGGCGTGGGCTTAGGTGTCGCCTTTGAGCCGGACGTATTCAAAATGTTGCCTGAAGTCTTCCGTAATGCCATTGCGGCAGGCGGAATCACAGCGGTTCTGTTAAATTTAATTCTGCCTCGTGATGAGCAAGATAAAAGTATTTATTTGACCGAAAAATAA